The sequence GGTCATACAGTTACCAAATGCTAGCTCCAGGATTCAAAACAAAGTCTCCCTGACTACAAAAGCCATACTCTTAAGCACAAAGGCATAAGGATCCTGAAATATTCATAGGGAGCAGAGGCAAACTATAATACAACTATGGTTTAGAGATCTGAGGATTACTAGATGGACTCACCTTGTGATGAATTCAAAGGCATCCGAAAAGACATTTTCTATACACAGCCTAAATGTCTGCAAATTATGGCATTCCTGCAGGCAGAATGAGGATATTGCCAATTCCTCTCTGTTACTAATATGAATGGCAACTTCTTCAAAGAAATCCAGTACTTGTTCTACAAATATTTTGCTCTGAGTTTCAAATATACCTTTAAACAATTCCTTGAAATTTACCTCTGCCTTATTGGGTCCATAATGACTTAAACTTTTTAAGCATTGGATTATTTCCTGCTTTATCTCTTGTGGCAGTTGAAAACCAAAGGATATCTCCagaattttggttattttttcatttaaaagccCAAAAATGAACAGCCCTGTCTGGGACAAGCGGTCTTGGACTCCAGTCATCCCTGCTTCTACAAGCTGGGTTACACTTCCAATGGCTGCATTAGGATTCTCTTTGGGTTGTTTCAGCAAATAGAACATGGCAGCACAAAACTCTTGGACACACACATGGATGAAGGCAAAGCAATCACCACTTCTTAGAAGTAGGCTCATGTTCACCCACATCAAAAGATCAGATTCAGATACACCATTCCTCCTGAGATCCCTATGGGAAAACACAAACTTCTGAGTCCATATTCCCTCTACAGCCAAAGAACACAAGCCTTTTAGTCGAGTTCTGTTCTGCTTAGGTGAACGGTTCTCACCTCCTGTTTTGAAGACATTTGTGAAAAATGATGCATACAAAAAGGTGTTAGTCTGCCAGGCAACCTCAAGGTCTTCTCCCCTCTCTAGCTGAATTTTTATACAAGTACAGATCAGCCAACACAGAAGGGGGTTTTGGCACATGGAAAACAGGGGTCCATTGTCTCTCACAAAACTGAAGGCTTTCAAGACTTTCTTCTTCTCACTGAAGAAGTGGGAGAAATACAGCTCCCTTTCATATTCGGAAAGTCCTGGAAGACATATGCATTTTGGATGCTTCAGCAagtaataatttttttccatactCACAGATCCTAATGCAATAAGCAGAGAAGATTCTGGGAGCATTATTTTCTGCAACAAACTGCTCAGGATAATTGGTATTGGCTGCTGCTGTGTCCAGTCATGGCACAAGTTagtcttaatttccaaatcaaattTCAATTCCTCAAAGCCATCAATGATGAACAGGATTTTCTGTGGCTGggaaaaaatatcttcaagtgaCTGTGAAGACTCAGGCCAGTCCCTGGGGATGAGCTCCAGCAAGTTTGCTTCTTTAATATGGTTCATTTCATGGGCATTGAGGAAGAAAACAGATTTGAATCTGTCTTTACAAAAGTTTCCCTCTGCCCATTCCAACATTACTTTTCTCAAAAAGGTTGTTTTTCCAATTCCTTGAGGGCCTTGTAAGACCACAGTGTGCGAACACTCTCTAAACTCCTTTGCAGTATATGCACCATTCAATTCTTCATACTCATTATTTGTGACCTCCTTGTAGAAAGACTCAGGAACTGGAAGACAAGTTTCCTTTTTCCATATATGATGGAATTTTTCCTTCATGTGTTTTCTGTATGTGTTTATATCTGAGTTAATGAGGACAGAAcataagacaatttttaaaaatgctgcatCCTTTTATACTCCTCAGAATTTACTTGAACATGTGCAGATTACCAGCTCACATCCATGGATAACAAGGCTAATTAATTTTGTTAAGACCTTATCTGCCTAAAATTTGGCCTTGGAAGCACATGACCAAAAGGGAAGGCCTACCACCACAGAGCTACAGGCAACACCAAGTGTGAATACTTGGGAATTGTATTCCAAACTGGAATAGAATAGCGGTATCTCCTTAGGAGAGAATTCATAAGCACTGCCTTTAATGAGGGTCTGCCAGGAGCCAGAGCTGGTAATGGTTCTAGCAACGCTTCATCTTTCATCTGCTCAGAGACACATTTAGGTTCATTCTATTCCTACTTTACAAATAGTGTTGAAAGAGCTCAAGATACTTGTTTTAAACCTATGAATAAGTGTTAGGGTCAGGTGTTTATCTCATGTTTGTCTGACTTGAGATCACAGGATCTAGGTATTTCTGGTATACCATGCTGACAAAGAGTTAACTTCATAAATGCACCCTGAACCGTAATTCTTTCAACTGGACTTCACGTAACAAATTaagggagatttaaaaaaatacaaataaaggtGAGACAAGGCCCATAGCCTGCACTGAAGAACTATACATCACAGTAGACGAGCAAAGATAAGTTTGAAGATGACTAAAATACAAGGCATACTGTAATAAAAATCCAAAGCCTCCTAGAAAGAATGGCTAAATCACTCAAATGAAGTTCTAATAAGGACTCCCCGTAGAATATAGCCTTCAAGGTGGCTGCTAAGCAAGTTGGGATTGAGGCAACTTCAAATGAGGAACTAGATCCTAAGGAGCTGAAGGCTAAATTCCTTAATTCTTTTAAGAGGCTCTTTCTTGTTTATTCTACATATGTATATCAGTAGGCTTCTTTCTAAAAGACAGAGTCAATTATGTCAAAACCAGCATAGTTGCTATTAATGACTCCCCAATACTTACCTTGCTTCCCTTCTCAGCACAGTACTGAAGGCTCTTCATAATACTCCTTAGTGAGTCTTGAAAGAGACACGGTCACCTATAGTGTACCTCATTGTTTCAAGCTGCCTTACATGTTTTTATGCCTTTGCCTTCTGCCTGTGTCCCTTTTATCCATGCTGACAGaaagttacatttttttaaacccATTGCTAGCTTCCCTTGCTGTTAGGAGCAGCCATATGACTGAGTTTTAGCCTATGGTTTGTGAGTATATGGGAAGTGCATCACTTTCAGGCCCGGTCCATAAAAATCCCCTGAGCATGATCCCCCACACTGCCTTCTCTGACCCTGAATTTGATGCACTTGAGCTCAGCAACCAGGAAAGTGCTGGAAATGGGAAAGCAAAAGAATGGAACAGGCCAGACGCCATGTACCAGCTCTTTGAGACAACTGTGTACCAAGAAGGAACAACTGTTATAAAATTCATGTACTCTAAAATATAAGTCTACCTTGTTCACTTTCTTGATTATGGCCAATATAGTGTCATAGTAACTGAGATTTGAGAATTTGTGCTAAAACACTCAGCCTCACCccaacagtccagagattcaggtcccctgggtatacactaaaccccagcgccaactacagatccggtaaaataACTTATCTTgtgactgtccatgtgtcagctgggccctgagcctcagcagagttgcagcttctactccctggttcattggacttacccaggtcaactaacaggaaggtgaagaaggtcaatcaccacaccagggaaccgagagtgcctacaactacaagcaggagaatcacatccatcaaccatgtgggatctaagccccctctcgagttagaggcagagtggacatcaccatcccagggtccacaggatggaggaataaaatatggattagagtagacttactggtattctactacagaactattgtaactctagtaatggaagaaattgtatcattgatatggagacagtggctacggtagttgctgagggcagggacagggaagaagaggtatgatgtgggggcattttcaggagttggagttgtcctaaatgatggtgggcattatatatcctctcaaaactcactgaatgtactgggggagagtgtaaactacaatgtaaactataatccatgcagtgtagccatgctccaaaatgtattcaccaaatacaatgaatgggcaacaatgatgaaagaggttgttgatgtggaaggagttgGGGTGTGAGGTAggaggtgggtatatgggaatctcttacattttttaacgtaacattttttttgtaatctatgtatctttaagaaaagacaaaaaatatagtTATAGATTTTTTACACTTTATCAATTTCTTCTAAAATTGATCTTGCTTATGAAACCATCATTTTATTCATGCATTCTCTTTAAACTGATAGTAGCAAGTCACCTGTCAGGAAAAATACGTATTTTGTGCAAAGTTTGCTAATATGTAATGAGAAGTGGGTAAGGAGAATtaaaatcatatatatgatatgaatatTCAAATTTCAGACAAAGACCCAAAtccaggaaaggaaaaaaggaagtagaCCTCAAAGAGCTATAATTGTACACAATGGATGTTCATGTGATTTCATTGATGGCCTCTGCTTTTCCTGTGCATTAGACTATAAATACTACAAAAGTGGGACAACATGCACTTTTCATTTCCACTCTATCCCCCATGCCTAGCATACAGCTGGCACACACTAGTTATTCAAGTGACTTTTACTTTTCACAAAGTTACTATTGAAAATTtgtctaaaatttaaaacattctgataaggagaaaggaaataaagaaattcaaaattttatcaCTTGCAGAATTGTGATAGAGACTTCAATTTGTGTCTATATCATTCCAGGCTTTTCTTCTGCATAATGGatacttttcttcctcttctacaGTGTAAtcacattgtatattttgttgttGATCATGGTTTTCACTGAGCCATACTTTATGAACATCTTTCtcaatttatacatatttttttcactaTAAGTCACTGTTATTTAATTGAAAGGATTTACcattattttatccatttctgatatttatCCATAAACCTCTTTGTACACAACCAAGATTAATTTGAGGCAAAATTAATAAATAGTTAAAATTGATAATTCATAATTAGTCATTGTATATCTACTACATGTCGCAAATTTAGGGTTTGGATATAGGATTAATGATAGGTGAAGTCTACATAAGGTTTTTGGATCAAAAGACAAGAAAAGTGAAGACTTTCAGACCACAACCCATAAAGGTTACCCCACCCTATAATTTAGGAGAGTGTGTTTTTCCCTCATTCTCTCACAAACACATGCAAAGATGTTCAGCATCGTTAGCCACTAggataatgtaaaccaaaaccaCATTGACAAGTTTAAAATAGGGAAAAGGCTTGAacagacatctttccaaagaaaatttacaaatggccagaaagcatgtgaaaagatgcctgatatcattagccatcaggggaatgcaaatcaaaaccacaatgaggtaccatgtcacatccattagaatggctgccattaaaaaatgaagataaaggaaaatagcTAGTGCTGaagagcatgtggagaaatagcaacactcattcattgctggtgggaacgtagaatggtgcagctgtCCTGGAAGACAGTGCAGCAGTTcctagaaagctaagtatagaactaccataggacctggcaatcccactacttaGTGTATTTccgaaagaattgaaagcagggacttgaacagatatttgcatacaaCTTCTTTAAATAACAAAAAGATTAACGTTTGGATGGACTGCACAAGGCATGGGGCtattaacacagtgaaccctgcgGTGGATGCTGGACTGTGGTCGGCAGCACTGATgggagaatgttctctcatgaactataacaaacgtACAGTACTAATACTTATGttgataatagggtggtttatggaaaaaacgtaagctatgggctatagttagcagtaaaattttgatgactttctttcatatttataacaaatgctccacgacaatgcaaggtgttcgtgatagggtgatgtatgagaatcctgtatgttatgcatcactattttgtaagttcataacttctataataaaaggATTATGGGCACTAtataaaagtgttataaaagGTGACAACTAgaataaaattacaaattttactaAATACATTTAACAAATTTAAGGCAAATAGAGAAAGGAACAGTAAATACAATATAAGGCACACAGTAATTTTAACACGACAAAATTGAAACCAAATGTCATCCAGAAATTGTGaataaacatatattaaaagaaaaatcctttCAAGTTGTCTTGTAAAGCAAAACCTAACCATATGCTTTATTAGAAACACATTTAAAATGCAGGGACtcaaaaaaattctaaatataaaggaaatggataaagatttatttaataaatggaaaCA is a genomic window of Dasypus novemcinctus isolate mDasNov1 chromosome 18, mDasNov1.1.hap2, whole genome shotgun sequence containing:
- the NLRP9 gene encoding NACHT, LRR and PYD domains-containing protein 9, translated to MAESFFSDFGLLWYLEELRKEEFWKFKELLKQQPPKLEFKSIPWSELKKASREDLAKLLDKHYPGKMAWEVTLSIFLQMDRRDLWLKAQEEMRNNINTYRKHMKEKFHHIWKKETCLPVPESFYKEVTNNEYEELNGAYTAKEFRECSHTVVLQGPQGIGKTTFLRKVMLEWAEGNFCKDRFKSVFFLNAHEMNHIKEANLLELIPRDWPESSQSLEDIFSQPQKILFIIDGFEELKFDLEIKTNLCHDWTQQQPIPIILSSLLQKIMLPESSLLIALGSVSMEKNYYLLKHPKCICLPGLSEYERELYFSHFFSEKKKVLKAFSFVRDNGPLFSMCQNPLLCWLICTCIKIQLERGEDLEVAWQTNTFLYASFFTNVFKTGGENRSPKQNRTRLKGLCSLAVEGIWTQKFVFSHRDLRRNGVSESDLLMWVNMSLLLRSGDCFAFIHVCVQEFCAAMFYLLKQPKENPNAAIGSVTQLVEAGMTGVQDRLSQTGLFIFGLLNEKITKILEISFGFQLPQEIKQEIIQCLKSLSHYGPNKAEVNFKELFKGIFETQSKIFVEQVLDFFEEVAIHISNREELAISSFCLQECHNLQTFRLCIENVFSDNQSLLSHSDHKILTFWRDLCSVFSTSKNLQVLELDNCILDGISWTILCKALAQPGCKLQSLKVHFASNLGNDSDFFKAILHNPHLNFLSLHGTSLSLIAVRQLCEALKHPMCNIEQLLLGKCDITKDACEAIASALICNNKVKRLSLRENPLMDEGVELLCDALKHPSHALETLLLMHCGLTSISCDYISQVLLCTSSLTFLNLGSNFLGDKGMKSLCEGLKHPNCNIQELWLVGCYLTSDCCTDLSSVLISNEKLKTLKLGNNEIQDDGVKQLCEALKHPKCKLQNLGLERCHLTSACCEDLASALTSSRTLRSLSLHCIPLDHDGALVLCEALVHIDCPLQTLGLNKSSFDEETQMLLSAVEEKNPQLIISHDPWAL